The following are from one region of the Advenella mimigardefordensis DPN7 genome:
- the araD gene encoding L-arabinonate dehydratase: MQKKLNQLRSQRWFASDDIRGFAHRQRMQQQGLSREEFMGRPIVGILNTWSDLSPCHAHLRDRAQAIKRGVLQAGGYPLELPAMSLGEVMVKPTTMLYRNFLAMEAEELIRSLPLDGVVLLGGCDKTTPGLVMGATSADVPALFCPAGAMLNDRYKGQAVGAGTHTKKYWEQYTIGNIDQPEWISLEARMTRAPGTCNTMGTASTMTSIVEAMGLALPGSTSLPAMDAAHTRMAWACGQRIVSMIWEDMRPTRILTRDAFLNGVATWMALGGSTNAAVHLPAMAGRAGVALNLDDFDALARQVPVLANLFPSGDRLMEDFYYAGGLPALLQRIQAHLQLDALTCTGRTLGENIEGQTSADDDVIRALDNPVIPATAQCPEAGMALAVLRGNLCPDGAVIKPSAATPSFLQHTGPALVFDSNADMLAAINDPDLDVTEDTVLVLRNGGPVGGPGMPEWGNLPIPKKLLKQGVRDIVRLSDARMSGTHYGTCVLHIAPESAVGGPLALVRTGDLIRLDISARTLDVLLPESELAQRRAQWRAPEPAYKRGFTRIYQYEVTQSNFGCDFTSLAGNERTPEPPIY; encoded by the coding sequence GTGCAGAAAAAATTAAATCAATTGCGTAGCCAGCGCTGGTTTGCGAGCGATGATATTCGGGGGTTTGCGCATCGTCAGCGCATGCAGCAACAGGGGCTCTCTCGTGAAGAGTTTATGGGCCGCCCTATAGTCGGCATTTTGAACACCTGGAGCGACCTGTCGCCGTGCCATGCACATCTGCGTGATCGCGCCCAGGCGATCAAACGTGGCGTATTGCAGGCAGGCGGATATCCGCTGGAGTTACCAGCCATGAGTCTTGGCGAAGTTATGGTCAAGCCAACGACCATGTTGTATCGGAATTTTCTTGCGATGGAGGCTGAAGAGCTAATCCGCAGTTTGCCTTTAGATGGCGTGGTGCTACTGGGTGGCTGTGATAAAACTACGCCTGGTCTCGTGATGGGAGCGACGTCCGCGGATGTGCCTGCGCTGTTCTGCCCCGCAGGCGCCATGTTGAATGATCGCTATAAGGGACAGGCGGTAGGGGCCGGAACGCACACCAAAAAATACTGGGAGCAGTACACCATTGGCAACATTGACCAGCCTGAATGGATCAGTCTTGAAGCCCGCATGACCCGCGCGCCGGGCACATGCAACACGATGGGCACCGCCAGCACTATGACGTCTATTGTCGAAGCCATGGGGCTGGCACTGCCTGGTTCTACCAGTCTGCCAGCCATGGATGCTGCACATACCCGTATGGCCTGGGCCTGTGGTCAGCGCATTGTTAGCATGATCTGGGAAGATATGCGTCCCACCCGCATTTTGACCCGCGATGCGTTCCTTAATGGTGTGGCAACCTGGATGGCACTGGGCGGCTCAACTAATGCGGCTGTTCACTTGCCTGCGATGGCCGGGCGGGCTGGGGTTGCATTGAACCTTGATGATTTCGATGCGCTGGCACGCCAGGTGCCGGTGTTGGCCAACCTGTTTCCTTCCGGCGATCGGCTGATGGAGGATTTTTATTATGCGGGCGGTCTGCCCGCACTGCTGCAACGCATTCAGGCGCATTTGCAACTGGATGCCCTTACCTGTACAGGAAGAACGCTGGGCGAGAATATCGAGGGACAAACCAGTGCTGATGATGACGTGATCCGCGCGCTGGATAATCCTGTTATTCCCGCCACAGCGCAGTGTCCCGAAGCTGGCATGGCGCTGGCTGTATTGCGGGGCAATCTGTGTCCGGATGGTGCCGTAATCAAACCTTCTGCTGCAACGCCCTCTTTCTTGCAACATACCGGCCCGGCACTGGTTTTTGATTCCAATGCCGACATGTTGGCGGCCATCAATGATCCGGATCTGGACGTAACAGAAGATACGGTTTTGGTGCTGCGCAATGGCGGGCCGGTGGGAGGCCCGGGTATGCCGGAGTGGGGCAATCTGCCTATTCCGAAGAAGCTGCTCAAGCAGGGCGTCCGCGACATCGTCCGTCTTTCCGACGCGCGCATGAGTGGCACTCATTATGGCACATGTGTATTGCATATCGCACCGGAGTCTGCCGTAGGTGGCCCCTTGGCACTGGTACGCACAGGTGATCTGATCCGGCTGGACATCAGTGCCAGAACTCTCGATGTGCTGCTGCCCGAGAGCGAACTGGCACAGCGTCGCGCGCAATGGCGTGCCCCCGAACCGGCCTATAAGCGTGGCTTTACACGAATCTATCAGTACGAGGTAACTCAATCCAATTTCGGTTGTGATTTCACGTCTTTGGCTGGAAACGAGAGAACGCCGGAACCCCCGATTTACTGA
- a CDS encoding HpcH/HpaI aldolase family protein — protein MPAATDLLENPFRARLAQPGAPLGTWLMSGASSTAEAMGRAGFDWLLVDLEHVPLDNQDALHVLQAIAGTNACAVARLAANDPVLFKRALDLGAQTVMVPFVDSAEAARQAVSSAKYPPLGTRGFAAVHRASGYGTATDYAKRANESVFTIIQLETPQAVAALEDIAAVPGVDALFLGPGDLSANMGHIGNLAHPDVQHVIADVARRCQAIGVPCGIVGPTPEMVSSFISAGYAFVAVASDMGMMMRQASAFIQAIRPALAKGYEGGAY, from the coding sequence ATGCCCGCAGCAACTGATCTGCTAGAAAACCCTTTTCGCGCCCGCCTTGCCCAGCCAGGGGCACCATTAGGCACCTGGCTTATGTCTGGTGCCTCAAGTACCGCAGAGGCCATGGGACGTGCCGGCTTTGATTGGCTGCTGGTAGATTTGGAACACGTACCGCTAGACAATCAGGATGCGCTCCATGTTTTGCAGGCTATTGCGGGCACCAATGCATGCGCAGTGGCGCGTCTGGCCGCAAACGATCCTGTGCTGTTCAAGCGTGCGCTGGATCTTGGCGCTCAAACCGTGATGGTGCCCTTTGTTGACAGCGCTGAAGCGGCTCGACAGGCAGTGAGTAGCGCCAAATATCCACCGCTTGGGACCCGTGGTTTTGCTGCAGTACATCGGGCCAGCGGCTACGGTACCGCGACCGACTACGCAAAACGTGCGAACGAGTCGGTCTTCACTATTATTCAACTGGAAACGCCGCAGGCCGTCGCCGCGCTGGAAGATATTGCTGCCGTGCCCGGCGTGGATGCACTGTTTCTTGGTCCTGGTGATTTGTCCGCAAATATGGGGCATATCGGCAACCTGGCGCATCCCGATGTGCAGCATGTGATTGCCGATGTGGCTCGGCGTTGCCAGGCTATCGGCGTGCCTTGCGGTATTGTCGGGCCCACTCCGGAAATGGTTTCAAGCTTTATCAGTGCCGGTTATGCCTTTGTTGCCGTGGCTTCTGATATGGGCATGATGATGCGGCAGGCGAGTGCATTTATCCAGGCAATCCGTCCGGCGCTTGCAAAAGGGTATGAGGGGGGCGCGTACTGA
- a CDS encoding tripartite tricarboxylate transporter substrate binding protein → MIFDTMMQSNQKIRIKYAMLVVAASVLSTTATAQNAYPENPVTILVPFGPGGTSDIMARILAKHLREAMGGNLIIDNKGGAGGAIGMMQLKRAKADGYTLGLSVIGPEVLQPGMRSTGYTYQDFDHICGTYSVPLMMMVPQDSKFKNMQDVVAFASKNPRQLTYGTSGTGTLLHIAMEMLMKQANATALHVPYKSSAEMVTGLLGKQVMVISDTTTVAKQYKLRPLGIFSDQRLKSTPQVATTKEGGWPIQATIWGGLIAPKGLPKEIVAKLETACEKAVNSEGYKADVEPLDTPPHFLNAEAFAAFVKDESEKYTKLIQEMGITSEK, encoded by the coding sequence ATGATATTTGACACAATGATGCAATCGAATCAGAAAATAAGAATCAAATATGCAATGCTCGTGGTCGCAGCATCTGTCCTGAGCACAACTGCTACAGCCCAGAATGCCTATCCGGAAAACCCGGTAACCATTCTGGTACCTTTCGGTCCGGGAGGCACATCGGACATCATGGCTCGGATTCTGGCAAAACATTTGCGTGAGGCAATGGGCGGCAATCTAATTATTGATAACAAAGGCGGTGCTGGTGGTGCTATCGGTATGATGCAGCTTAAGCGAGCCAAGGCAGACGGCTACACGCTTGGTTTGTCCGTTATCGGGCCAGAAGTATTGCAGCCCGGTATGCGCAGCACTGGTTACACCTATCAGGATTTTGATCATATCTGCGGCACCTACTCTGTACCACTTATGATGATGGTACCTCAGGACTCGAAATTCAAAAACATGCAGGATGTTGTTGCTTTCGCCAGCAAAAATCCCCGGCAATTGACTTACGGCACTTCCGGCACAGGCACGTTATTGCATATCGCCATGGAAATGCTCATGAAACAGGCGAACGCAACTGCGTTACATGTGCCTTATAAAAGTTCCGCTGAAATGGTGACTGGATTGCTGGGAAAACAGGTAATGGTGATCAGCGATACGACAACGGTGGCTAAGCAATACAAGTTGCGTCCACTGGGGATCTTTTCCGATCAACGACTTAAATCCACTCCGCAAGTGGCCACAACCAAAGAGGGGGGCTGGCCTATACAGGCAACCATCTGGGGCGGGTTGATTGCTCCCAAGGGGTTGCCGAAAGAAATCGTTGCGAAACTGGAAACTGCATGTGAAAAGGCGGTGAACAGCGAAGGATATAAAGCAGACGTTGAGCCTCTGGATACACCGCCACATTTCCTGAATGCGGAAGCGTTTGCTGCCTTTGTAAAAGATGAATCGGAAAAATATACCAAGCTGATTCAGGAAATGGGCATCACCAGTGAAAAGTAG
- a CDS encoding TerC family protein encodes MLEFFQTLSWAAVFQIIMIDILLGGDNAVVIALACRNLPKKQRMQGILWGTAGAIILRVVLITFALTLLTIPYLKIVGALLLIWIGIKLLVPEDDAHDKINGGSSVWSAVKTIIIADFVMSLDNVIAIAGAAQGAHADHQTGLVIAGLVISVPIIIWGSTLVLKLIDRYPGVVLFGAALLGWIAGGMLITDQVVVERFGEITGPVKIAVEVGGAVLVALVGTWLGRRKKLASAEQV; translated from the coding sequence ATGCTTGAATTTTTTCAGACCCTGAGCTGGGCTGCAGTATTTCAAATTATCATGATCGATATCCTGCTGGGTGGTGACAATGCAGTTGTCATTGCGCTGGCCTGCCGAAACCTGCCGAAAAAGCAGCGCATGCAGGGGATTTTGTGGGGTACAGCCGGTGCGATCATTCTGCGAGTCGTCCTTATTACATTTGCATTGACGTTGTTAACGATTCCATATCTTAAGATTGTAGGTGCCTTGCTGCTCATCTGGATCGGTATCAAACTGCTTGTTCCGGAAGACGACGCGCATGATAAGATCAATGGTGGCTCGTCGGTTTGGTCTGCGGTTAAAACAATTATTATCGCGGACTTTGTCATGAGTCTGGATAATGTCATTGCCATTGCCGGCGCAGCGCAGGGGGCTCATGCAGATCATCAAACGGGATTGGTGATTGCAGGTTTGGTCATCAGTGTGCCTATTATTATTTGGGGCAGTACACTGGTGCTGAAGCTTATTGACCGTTATCCTGGTGTGGTGCTGTTCGGTGCCGCATTGCTGGGATGGATCGCTGGTGGCATGCTGATCACGGATCAGGTTGTCGTAGAGCGTTTCGGTGAAATCACCGGCCCGGTCAAGATTGCGGTTGAAGTTGGCGGTGCTGTATTGGTTGCGTTGGTGGGTACGTGGCTGGGGCGACGCAAGAAATTGGCATCTGCGGAACAGGTGTAA
- a CDS encoding TMEM165/GDT1 family protein, with the protein MQTLLLSTGVVTLAEIGDKTQLLAFILATRFKKPIPIILGILCATIVNHALAGAVGAWITTAISPQALRWILGISFIAMAAWTLIPDKMDEDEAPLGRKFGVFGATLVTFFLAEMGDKTQLATVALAAKSAFPIEVVIGTTLGMMIADVPAVILGKQLGQRISMKLVHTIAACIFLVLGIATLLGAGSSWGF; encoded by the coding sequence ATGCAAACCCTTCTTCTTTCTACTGGCGTAGTCACGCTGGCCGAAATTGGCGACAAAACGCAATTGCTTGCGTTCATCCTCGCAACCCGCTTCAAAAAACCCATTCCCATCATTCTTGGCATCCTGTGCGCCACCATCGTCAATCACGCACTGGCTGGTGCCGTCGGCGCCTGGATTACCACTGCCATCAGTCCGCAAGCGCTGCGCTGGATCCTGGGCATTTCTTTTATTGCCATGGCCGCGTGGACCCTGATCCCCGATAAAATGGATGAGGATGAAGCGCCACTGGGTAGAAAATTCGGTGTCTTCGGCGCGACTCTGGTGACCTTCTTTCTGGCTGAAATGGGCGACAAAACACAACTGGCCACCGTCGCACTGGCGGCCAAAAGTGCCTTTCCGATTGAGGTTGTCATTGGCACCACACTGGGCATGATGATTGCAGACGTGCCCGCAGTGATTCTGGGCAAACAGCTGGGTCAGCGCATATCCATGAAACTGGTACACACCATCGCAGCCTGTATTTTCCTGGTGCTGGGCATTGCCACGCTGCTTGGCGCCGGATCCAGCTGGGGGTTTTGA
- a CDS encoding putative transporter small subunit: MNELLLTAYILVWPVISAVILSVLIVALIRDLRAAKKSDGEMI, from the coding sequence ATGAATGAATTATTACTTACTGCATATATTCTTGTTTGGCCGGTTATTTCGGCTGTCATTCTATCGGTGCTGATTGTTGCGCTTATACGTGATTTGCGTGCGGCAAAGAAAAGCGATGGTGAAATGATTTAG
- a CDS encoding sodium:solute symporter family protein: MQEQSAFYQLSGTTALLLLVGFYGLTFLMSLMIGKKKENVDSYMVSNNAVGFGLSAASMIATWIWAASFYASATSGYQYGLSGPIHYGFWGALMILFIYPYGRRFRALAPKAHTLAEVMHARHGTSSQLIMAVSNLLGSCISLMVNFTAAGALVSVLSPLSFIQGVLIAGLGVLSYTLWSGFRASVMTDFAQLVAMILAAIVIIPLIFFNAGGTDMLAANWSNLSSEQADFFSTKAILEQGAPYFVAVLAYAIGNQTIAQRLFAVREDLIKSTFLTATVGYGAVVIGLGMLGMLALFVGLTPAGGDMNNIIPQMASTYLPPFGIALFFILVVGSLSSTADSDLSALSSIMMTDIYGKNMARGTPDPKRMLWWGRVTMIVATMIGVVFASLRLDILVMLVFVGALWGAIVFPVIVSFYWDKVTNKAFTTSVICAVVLFAVARFELLPLKGIIAVLFELCASAGMGVVLGLMTFAFFNRKIAIFVAIATMIIAIPNAVGFLRDYPVLLSSLTSYGISALVCVAMSWNNKERFDFALLAERVTSFQKQTDMDEQTSTDVDGEVAPARA, encoded by the coding sequence ATGCAAGAACAATCCGCCTTTTACCAGTTGTCTGGCACCACAGCACTACTTTTGCTGGTCGGATTTTATGGCCTGACCTTTCTGATGTCGCTCATGATCGGCAAGAAAAAAGAAAACGTCGACAGCTACATGGTATCCAACAACGCAGTGGGCTTCGGACTCTCGGCCGCCAGCATGATTGCTACCTGGATATGGGCCGCCTCTTTTTATGCCAGCGCTACCTCAGGCTACCAGTACGGTCTGTCCGGACCGATCCATTATGGCTTCTGGGGTGCGCTGATGATTCTGTTCATCTATCCCTACGGACGCCGCTTTCGGGCATTGGCCCCCAAAGCGCACACGCTCGCTGAGGTGATGCATGCACGCCATGGCACGTCCAGTCAGTTGATCATGGCCGTGTCCAATTTGCTGGGCAGCTGTATCAGTTTGATGGTGAACTTTACTGCTGCGGGCGCATTGGTGTCCGTGCTCAGCCCACTCTCGTTTATCCAGGGCGTACTGATTGCGGGGCTGGGTGTGCTGTCCTATACGCTCTGGTCCGGCTTCAGGGCATCGGTCATGACAGACTTCGCCCAATTGGTGGCAATGATTCTGGCCGCTATCGTTATCATCCCGTTGATATTCTTTAATGCCGGTGGCACCGACATGCTCGCAGCCAATTGGAGCAACCTGTCTTCTGAACAGGCCGATTTCTTTTCAACGAAAGCCATACTGGAACAGGGAGCACCCTATTTCGTGGCGGTGCTTGCCTATGCCATTGGCAATCAGACGATTGCACAACGCCTGTTTGCCGTGCGTGAAGATCTGATCAAGTCCACCTTCCTGACCGCGACCGTTGGCTATGGTGCGGTGGTCATCGGACTGGGCATGCTGGGTATGCTTGCCCTTTTCGTCGGCCTGACACCCGCAGGTGGTGATATGAACAATATCATTCCGCAAATGGCCTCTACCTACCTGCCTCCATTTGGCATTGCGCTATTTTTCATTCTGGTGGTGGGATCCCTGTCATCAACCGCAGACTCAGATCTGTCGGCTCTGTCGTCCATTATGATGACCGACATCTATGGTAAAAACATGGCCCGCGGCACACCTGATCCGAAACGGATGTTGTGGTGGGGTCGGGTAACCATGATTGTCGCCACCATGATTGGCGTGGTCTTTGCCAGCCTGCGCCTGGACATTCTGGTGATGCTGGTATTTGTTGGCGCACTATGGGGCGCGATCGTATTTCCGGTCATCGTGAGTTTCTACTGGGACAAGGTCACCAACAAGGCATTCACCACATCAGTAATCTGCGCGGTGGTCCTGTTTGCTGTCGCTCGCTTTGAACTGCTGCCCCTCAAAGGCATTATCGCCGTGCTCTTTGAATTATGCGCATCCGCAGGTATGGGCGTTGTACTTGGCCTGATGACCTTTGCATTTTTCAACCGCAAGATTGCCATCTTTGTAGCCATCGCAACAATGATCATTGCCATTCCCAATGCAGTGGGCTTCCTGCGTGACTATCCCGTACTGCTCAGCTCGCTGACCTCTTATGGCATCAGCGCGCTGGTATGCGTTGCCATGAGCTGGAACAACAAGGAACGCTTTGATTTTGCGCTGCTAGCCGAACGTGTCACTTCATTCCAGAAGCAGACTGACATGGACGAGCAAACATCAACCGACGTGGACGGCGAAGTAGCGCCGGCACGTGCCTGA
- a CDS encoding helix-turn-helix transcriptional regulator, translating into MKPRFDSAADIVNAAARSPAAGRRPWRALGMVRRLDFNTPGYRFESDPVAANEPVLEGRLRTVHLQPGLSMHGTEVVDLHNMVSRVNIKAGLRIVVALAGVVDVHIGGQRVHLRADDSSHAASAAIVSMPDDALFERQWQRGKWERKLALHATPEWLQSHGWLHARDQLPDTGRTGSGAQRATCLNFPDTLCIKTWQPSPHALALAEQMLCHSEDPTDELSRLRLASRALELLYEALSSQRVDVGATEVTKGTLRQRDQERMLRLRSFIDNELQKPFTQPATIAELARHFGLSASVLQRQFRSAFGTSVNDYRRVTRLHHARNSLEQGLSISEAAYQAGYTSAANFATAFRRQFGLSPKSLRARL; encoded by the coding sequence ATGAAACCACGCTTCGATAGCGCTGCTGACATCGTCAATGCGGCTGCACGGTCACCGGCGGCGGGCCGACGGCCATGGCGGGCGCTCGGCATGGTGCGGCGGCTGGACTTCAATACGCCGGGTTACCGGTTTGAATCTGATCCGGTAGCAGCCAACGAGCCGGTTCTGGAAGGGCGGCTGCGGACTGTGCACTTGCAACCCGGCCTGTCCATGCATGGCACGGAAGTCGTTGATCTGCACAACATGGTTTCGCGGGTGAACATCAAGGCCGGGCTGCGTATAGTGGTTGCGCTGGCTGGCGTGGTAGACGTACACATTGGAGGGCAGCGCGTGCATTTGCGCGCAGACGATTCCTCTCATGCTGCCAGTGCGGCGATTGTCAGCATGCCCGATGATGCCCTGTTCGAACGACAGTGGCAAAGGGGCAAGTGGGAACGTAAACTGGCCCTGCATGCCACACCCGAGTGGTTGCAGAGTCATGGCTGGTTGCACGCCAGGGACCAATTGCCCGATACCGGGCGGACTGGCAGCGGCGCACAGCGAGCCACCTGCCTGAATTTTCCCGATACGCTCTGCATTAAAACCTGGCAACCTTCACCTCATGCACTGGCATTGGCCGAGCAAATGCTGTGTCACTCCGAAGACCCGACAGATGAACTCAGTCGCTTGCGGCTTGCCAGCCGGGCGCTGGAGCTATTGTATGAAGCATTGTCGAGCCAGCGTGTTGATGTTGGCGCAACAGAAGTCACGAAAGGCACTTTGCGACAGCGCGACCAGGAACGTATGTTACGTTTGCGCAGTTTCATTGACAACGAACTGCAAAAGCCTTTTACTCAGCCGGCCACGATTGCCGAGCTCGCTCGCCATTTCGGTCTGAGCGCCAGTGTTCTGCAGCGGCAGTTTCGCAGTGCTTTCGGTACATCGGTCAATGACTACCGGCGGGTCACCAGGCTGCATCATGCCCGTAACAGCCTGGAGCAGGGTCTTAGTATTTCTGAAGCCGCCTATCAGGCGGGCTACACCAGTGCGGCCAACTTTGCTACCGCCTTTCGACGTCAGTTCGGTCTGAGTCCCAAAAGCCTTCGCGCACGCCTGTAA
- a CDS encoding TonB-dependent receptor domain-containing protein: MSGRHDSGRRFGIDMTLAPIVAALFFSGAGHAQETAPVATLDAVVVTASGIEQSAKDAPASMTVITQDDIKKSGYTTAAEAISKVEGVYMVGADSNAHDISIRGLPGEYTLIMVDGKRQNTRESMNRGTGGVQYEFMPPLAAIERIEVARGPMSSLYGSDAMGGVVNIITKNVPKEWSVALDTSVTLQSDHDYGNSREGQFWLGGPIKDDVLGLQIYGSYNDQSEGANYFSNVDGPYARNNQSIGMKLAAKLAENQDLVFDVSSQRLTTEATPGQSLQPTDEWNKVQHRRTAFGLTHTGRWRLGESKIALYRESSTQENWPKTGEYTENRRIANTTLDASFSMPFKSHTLRFGGQYLHSRLDGIQKEAAFNNYPTNTNDVSLSNYALFIEDDYYVTDKFTVTAGVRMDDDERFGIHWSPRLYGVYHVTDALTIKGGIATGFKAPTIRQSNPGYCMSTGGNSGFRGPLCGNPDLKPETSVTQELGLVYDWAEGSHFSATIFNTNFKNKVASYDTGEQDPLNPGTANHLYVYDNIDKVQIYGLELGLNMPLSDSLRLSANYTYTKSKRKGGGEVSFNGNSLDGEPLENTPEHVLNTRLDWQANDRLSAYLRWNVTGKAYYAAYRNGAMDVRTRPGGATFDIGGSYQVSKNVALRMAVLNLTDHKTPLDLRTRYEGLDGNWMVDPGRRVWLGASINF, from the coding sequence ATGTCCGGCAGGCATGATAGCGGCAGACGGTTTGGGATTGATATGACACTTGCGCCGATAGTGGCGGCGCTGTTTTTTTCCGGTGCAGGGCATGCGCAGGAAACAGCACCAGTCGCGACGCTGGATGCGGTGGTTGTGACGGCCAGTGGTATAGAGCAAAGCGCCAAGGATGCACCCGCATCCATGACTGTCATCACGCAGGACGATATCAAAAAAAGCGGCTATACCACGGCAGCAGAAGCCATCAGCAAGGTGGAAGGCGTTTATATGGTTGGGGCCGATTCCAACGCGCATGACATTTCCATCCGGGGGCTGCCGGGCGAGTACACACTGATTATGGTGGACGGCAAGCGCCAGAATACGCGCGAATCCATGAATCGCGGCACCGGTGGCGTTCAGTACGAATTCATGCCGCCGCTGGCCGCGATTGAGCGTATTGAGGTGGCGCGCGGACCCATGTCATCCCTTTACGGCTCCGATGCCATGGGAGGCGTCGTCAATATCATCACCAAGAATGTGCCCAAAGAATGGTCGGTGGCCCTGGACACGTCTGTCACTCTGCAAAGCGACCATGATTATGGCAATAGTCGTGAAGGCCAGTTCTGGCTTGGCGGGCCGATCAAGGACGACGTTCTGGGCTTGCAGATCTACGGTTCCTATAATGATCAGAGTGAAGGCGCCAATTACTTTTCCAATGTGGACGGCCCTTACGCCAGAAATAACCAGAGCATTGGCATGAAACTGGCGGCCAAGCTGGCCGAAAATCAGGATCTGGTGTTTGATGTGTCTTCGCAGCGCCTGACAACAGAGGCAACACCCGGTCAATCTCTTCAGCCAACGGATGAATGGAACAAGGTGCAGCATCGTCGCACCGCTTTCGGCCTGACCCATACTGGTCGCTGGCGTCTGGGCGAATCAAAAATCGCCTTGTACCGCGAATCCAGCACACAGGAAAACTGGCCCAAAACCGGTGAGTACACAGAGAATCGGCGTATCGCCAATACGACGCTGGACGCATCATTCAGTATGCCGTTCAAGTCTCATACATTGCGCTTCGGTGGCCAGTATTTGCATAGCCGTCTGGATGGCATTCAGAAAGAGGCGGCGTTTAACAATTATCCAACCAATACCAATGACGTGTCACTCAGCAATTATGCGCTCTTCATCGAGGATGATTACTATGTGACCGACAAGTTCACCGTGACCGCCGGCGTGCGCATGGACGATGATGAGCGCTTCGGTATTCACTGGTCACCCCGTCTTTATGGTGTATATCATGTGACCGACGCATTGACGATCAAGGGGGGGATAGCGACCGGTTTCAAGGCACCGACTATCCGTCAGAGTAATCCGGGTTATTGTATGTCCACCGGGGGCAACTCCGGTTTCCGTGGCCCGCTTTGCGGCAATCCGGATCTTAAACCGGAAACCAGCGTGACGCAGGAGCTTGGGCTGGTGTATGACTGGGCAGAAGGCAGTCATTTTTCAGCAACGATCTTCAACACTAATTTCAAAAACAAGGTTGCCAGCTATGACACCGGCGAGCAAGACCCCCTTAATCCGGGTACGGCCAACCACTTGTATGTGTACGACAATATCGACAAGGTGCAGATCTATGGTCTTGAACTGGGTCTGAATATGCCTCTGAGCGATTCGCTGCGCCTGTCTGCCAACTATACGTATACCAAGTCCAAGCGCAAAGGTGGCGGTGAAGTTTCCTTCAACGGCAATTCGCTGGATGGCGAGCCGCTGGAAAACACGCCGGAACACGTACTGAATACGCGTTTGGACTGGCAGGCTAATGACCGGTTGTCTGCCTATCTGCGCTGGAATGTGACCGGCAAGGCCTATTATGCCGCCTATCGCAATGGCGCCATGGATGTGCGTACCCGCCCGGGCGGCGCCACGTTTGATATTGGCGGCAGCTATCAGGTCAGCAAGAATGTGGCATTGCGTATGGCCGTGCTGAATCTGACGGATCATAAAACGCCGCTGGATCTGCGCACTCGCTATGAAGGGCTGGATGGCAACTGGATGGTAGACCCGGGGCGTCGTGTATGGCTTGGTGCCAGCATTAATTTCTAG